From one Planctomycetota bacterium genomic stretch:
- the ndk gene encoding nucleoside-diphosphate kinase yields the protein MATDKTFVLLKPDAVQRRLVGEIIGRFEAKGFVVEKMQMMTVTRETAETHYGEHKGKPFYEDLVSFITGGPSVALCLSGDSVVPVVRKMMGATKFMDAEPGTIRGDYAHDMTANLVHGSDSPESAERELGIFFGS from the coding sequence ATGGCCACCGATAAGACCTTCGTTCTGCTCAAGCCCGACGCCGTCCAACGCCGACTCGTCGGCGAGATCATCGGCCGCTTCGAGGCCAAGGGCTTCGTCGTCGAGAAGATGCAGATGATGACCGTCACCCGCGAGACGGCCGAGACGCACTACGGCGAGCACAAGGGCAAGCCGTTCTACGAGGACCTGGTCTCGTTCATCACCGGCGGGCCGAGCGTGGCCCTGTGCCTCAGCGGTGACTCCGTGGTGCCGGTCGTCCGCAAGATGATGGGCGCGACCAAGTTCATGGACGCCGAGCCCGGCACGATCCGCGGCGATTACGCCCACGACATGACGGCCAACCTCGTCCACGGCAGCGACTCGCCCGAGTCGGCCGAGCGCGAGCTTGGCATTTTCTTCGGCTCGTGA
- a CDS encoding alpha/beta hydrolase: protein MSERTGWSRWLKRRLIAVAVGLAVYFVVMFPLGCGRALADRLLLFGSTRPMAAAGATPATIASDVGELEVFIATSASAIGRPPERYVLRLMGNASRAEVEATPTAQRWNDVPTEVWALNYPGFGASPGPQSLRKLLPAAEAVWEAMNTQAGDAPCYVDGDSMGTAVALALATKRRGDLPVAGLILKNPPPLRQLIMGRYGWWNLWLAAWPLASGVPSELDSIANAAQCHTPAIFLQATGDSLIPPAYQNQIIDAYAGRAVVIELVDADHNTLPTMEEEQAIRDRIAQHFREP from the coding sequence GTGAGCGAGCGAACCGGCTGGTCTCGATGGCTCAAGCGACGGCTGATCGCTGTGGCCGTCGGGCTGGCGGTCTACTTTGTGGTGATGTTCCCGCTGGGTTGCGGCAGGGCCTTGGCCGACCGGTTGCTGTTGTTCGGCTCGACGCGACCGATGGCCGCCGCCGGTGCGACGCCGGCGACGATCGCGTCGGATGTCGGCGAGCTGGAGGTCTTCATCGCCACCAGCGCTTCGGCCATCGGTCGGCCGCCGGAGCGATACGTGCTCCGGCTGATGGGCAACGCCAGCCGCGCGGAGGTTGAGGCCACGCCGACCGCCCAGCGTTGGAACGACGTGCCGACGGAAGTGTGGGCGCTGAACTATCCCGGCTTCGGCGCATCGCCCGGGCCGCAGAGTCTTCGGAAGCTGCTGCCCGCGGCCGAGGCAGTTTGGGAGGCGATGAACACGCAGGCAGGCGATGCCCCGTGCTACGTCGACGGCGACTCAATGGGCACGGCCGTCGCACTCGCACTGGCGACCAAGCGTCGCGGCGATCTGCCGGTGGCCGGCCTGATCCTGAAAAACCCGCCGCCTCTGCGGCAGCTGATCATGGGTCGCTACGGCTGGTGGAATCTGTGGCTGGCGGCGTGGCCGTTGGCGTCGGGTGTGCCCAGCGAGCTCGACTCGATCGCCAACGCCGCCCAGTGCCACACGCCGGCCATCTTCCTTCAGGCGACCGGCGACAGTCTGATCCCGCCGGCGTACCAGAATCAGATCATCGACGCTTACGCGGGCCGAGCGGTCGTGATCGAGTTGGTCGACGCCGACCACAACACGCTGCCGACGATGGAAGAGGAGCAGGCGATCCGGGACCGGATCGCCCAGCACTTCCGCGAGCCGTGA
- a CDS encoding sulfatase, whose translation MPEPERRRAVVVMFDSLNRHFLSPYGAAWTRTPNFARLARRARTYDRSYVCSMPCMPARRDMHTGRPSFMRRGWGPLEPWDDSIFTRLRDDAGVYSHLSTDHYHYFETGGANYHARYDSWEFFRGQEGDPWIGQVGEVDTPDHVNGKLQRQDWVNRPYTAHDEDHYQTHTFNSGLDFIDRNADEDKWVLHIECFDPHEPFTCDPLWKSLFPDPDNERGDPIFDWPNYGRAPEGKLVEKARRNYAALLAKCDASLGRVLDAFDEHDLWDDTMLIVCTDHGLLLGEHDWMMKNTPPLYEEVSHTPLFVHDPRHSDRGGTRTGKLVQPAIDLAPTLAGFFGCAPPKHATGLDLCDDEATRDAVLFGYFNARANLVTERHAYYRGGREDVKCPAYTMMPMTMREPFPLEQLRGATLAEPLADSEGIRPLATGPTGSRPEQSSSLLFDLADDPAQDRPLDNADLESELADRMKAMMADIDAPPEQFERLGFA comes from the coding sequence ATGCCCGAACCAGAACGCCGACGTGCCGTCGTGGTGATGTTCGATTCGCTGAATCGGCACTTCCTCTCGCCGTACGGGGCGGCCTGGACGCGGACGCCCAACTTCGCCCGTCTGGCCCGCCGGGCACGAACGTACGACCGCAGCTACGTCTGCTCGATGCCCTGCATGCCCGCCCGTCGCGACATGCACACCGGCCGGCCGAGCTTCATGCGGCGTGGCTGGGGCCCGCTGGAGCCGTGGGACGACTCGATCTTCACCCGCCTGCGCGACGACGCCGGCGTCTACAGCCACCTGTCGACCGACCACTACCACTATTTCGAGACGGGCGGAGCCAACTACCACGCCCGCTACGACTCCTGGGAGTTCTTCCGCGGCCAGGAGGGCGACCCGTGGATCGGGCAGGTCGGCGAGGTCGACACGCCCGACCACGTCAACGGCAAGCTCCAGCGGCAGGACTGGGTCAATCGCCCCTACACCGCCCACGACGAAGACCACTACCAGACCCACACCTTCAACTCAGGCCTCGACTTCATCGATCGCAACGCCGACGAGGACAAGTGGGTCCTGCACATTGAGTGCTTTGACCCGCACGAGCCATTCACGTGCGATCCGCTGTGGAAGTCGCTCTTCCCCGATCCGGACAACGAGCGGGGCGATCCGATCTTCGACTGGCCCAACTACGGCAGAGCACCGGAAGGGAAGCTGGTCGAGAAAGCCCGCCGCAACTATGCGGCGCTGCTCGCCAAGTGCGACGCCAGCCTCGGCCGGGTGCTGGACGCCTTCGACGAGCACGACCTGTGGGACGACACGATGCTAATCGTCTGCACCGACCACGGGCTGCTGCTGGGCGAGCACGACTGGATGATGAAAAACACGCCGCCGCTCTACGAGGAGGTCAGCCACACGCCGCTCTTCGTCCACGATCCGCGTCACAGCGATCGAGGCGGCACGCGGACGGGCAAGCTGGTTCAGCCGGCGATCGACCTGGCACCGACGCTGGCAGGTTTCTTCGGCTGCGCACCGCCGAAGCATGCGACGGGGCTGGACCTGTGCGACGACGAGGCAACCCGCGACGCGGTACTGTTTGGCTACTTCAACGCACGGGCGAACCTCGTCACCGAGCGTCACGCCTACTACCGCGGCGGCCGGGAGGATGTGAAGTGCCCGGCCTACACGATGATGCCGATGACGATGCGCGAGCCCTTTCCGCTCGAGCAGCTTCGCGGCGCGACGCTGGCCGAGCCGCTGGCCGACTCTGAAGGCATCCGGCCTCTTGCCACCGGCCCGACAGGCAGCCGGCCGGAGCAGAGCTCGTCGCTCCTCTTCGACCTCGCCGACGATCCCGCTCAGGATCGACCGCTCGACAACGCCGACCTCGAGAGCGAGTTGGCCGACCGCATGAAGGCGATGATGGCCGACATCGACGCACCGCCGGAGCAATTCGAACGACTCGGCTTCGCGTAG
- a CDS encoding cation:proton antiporter, protein MLLPLLIAAGEVTFLPELTAIVVATAVFGYLCQRFGIVPIVGFLLAGVLVGPGGIGGRLGLLDDEAVIQAVADYGVILLLFTIGLEFSLDRLAAIRKLIFGAGTLQVVGTIAVVAGIVSLFADLRAALFTGCLVSLSSTAIVLKLLGPSASASDGPGQASLGVLIFQDLAVVAMVMLVPMLAAPAEGETTSLASGLGDMGWALVKAGAVIAAVLLLARRAVPVVMEYVARTCRGEIFFLTTIAICIATAWLTSLAGVSAALGAFLGGLMVSESKFRHHAIGEVMPLQILFSAAFFVSVGMLLDPAFVLQNIGLIAGIVIAVAAVKTLITTLAVKVVGRSWRQSAGVGLILGQVGEFAFVLATVGGAAGLVPLGRADGFDVFIAASVVLMLLTPVMASLGLKLAGGADAGNDEAGLRGHIVIDGFGDLGRRLAGELKERDVPCVVVTMSPAGATDAESAGFETVRGETDRSGSLEAAATLQAKAVVIADDDAEKATRATSVARWWLDQGGRGGRVIVVADDAYADELRDAGAHVVLAPAESRQLVRYVC, encoded by the coding sequence ATGCTGCTGCCGCTGTTGATCGCTGCCGGTGAGGTGACGTTCCTGCCCGAGCTGACGGCAATCGTCGTCGCAACGGCGGTCTTCGGTTACCTGTGCCAGCGGTTCGGAATTGTCCCGATCGTCGGCTTCTTGCTCGCGGGCGTGCTCGTGGGACCGGGCGGCATCGGCGGACGACTCGGCCTGCTCGACGACGAGGCCGTCATCCAGGCCGTCGCGGATTACGGCGTCATCCTGCTGCTCTTCACCATCGGCCTCGAGTTCAGCCTCGACAGGCTCGCCGCCATCCGCAAGCTGATCTTCGGGGCCGGAACGCTGCAGGTGGTCGGGACGATCGCCGTCGTCGCGGGCATCGTGAGCCTCTTCGCCGACTTGCGGGCCGCCCTGTTCACCGGGTGCCTCGTCAGCCTCAGCTCGACGGCCATCGTGCTCAAGCTGCTCGGACCCAGTGCCTCGGCCAGCGACGGCCCCGGACAGGCATCGCTGGGCGTGCTGATCTTCCAGGACCTGGCCGTCGTGGCGATGGTGATGCTCGTCCCCATGCTCGCCGCCCCGGCCGAGGGCGAGACGACGTCGCTCGCGAGCGGGCTGGGCGACATGGGCTGGGCGCTGGTCAAGGCCGGTGCCGTCATCGCGGCCGTGCTGCTGCTGGCGAGGCGGGCGGTGCCGGTGGTCATGGAATATGTGGCCCGCACCTGCCGGGGCGAGATCTTCTTCCTGACCACGATCGCCATCTGCATCGCCACCGCCTGGCTGACGAGCCTGGCCGGCGTGAGTGCGGCCCTGGGCGCGTTCCTCGGCGGCCTGATGGTCAGCGAGAGCAAGTTTCGCCACCACGCCATCGGCGAGGTCATGCCGCTGCAGATCCTCTTCAGCGCCGCCTTCTTCGTCAGCGTCGGCATGCTGCTCGACCCGGCCTTCGTCTTGCAGAACATCGGGCTCATCGCCGGCATCGTCATCGCTGTGGCGGCGGTGAAGACGCTGATCACGACGCTCGCAGTCAAGGTCGTCGGCCGGAGCTGGCGTCAGTCGGCGGGCGTGGGTCTGATTCTGGGGCAGGTAGGCGAGTTCGCGTTCGTGCTGGCGACGGTCGGCGGCGCCGCCGGTCTGGTACCGCTGGGCCGGGCGGACGGCTTCGACGTCTTTATCGCCGCCAGCGTGGTGCTCATGCTCCTGACGCCCGTCATGGCGAGCCTGGGACTCAAGCTCGCCGGCGGTGCGGATGCCGGCAACGACGAGGCCGGCTTGCGGGGTCACATCGTCATCGACGGCTTCGGCGACCTGGGACGACGACTCGCGGGCGAGTTGAAAGAGCGCGACGTGCCGTGCGTGGTCGTGACGATGAGCCCCGCCGGTGCGACGGACGCCGAGTCAGCGGGGTTCGAGACGGTCCGCGGTGAAACCGACCGCTCCGGCAGTCTCGAAGCCGCCGCGACCTTACAGGCCAAGGCCGTTGTGATCGCGGACGACGACGCAGAGAAGGCAACGCGTGCGACTTCCGTCGCCCGCTGGTGGCTCGACCAAGGCGGCCGAGGCGGCCGTGTGATTGTCGTGGCCGACGACGCCTACGCCGACGAACTCCGCGACGCCGGCGCGCACGTCGTCCTTGCCCCGGCTGAGTCGCGCCAGCTCGTAAGGTACGTCTGCTGA
- the arfB gene encoding alternative ribosome rescue aminoacyl-tRNA hydrolase ArfB, producing MSSVYEEGQHLRLGPSARVALADLREQTSRSSGPGGQSVNKLDTAVELWIAVDAILGLDEHAQARLRKIAGSKLTKSDEVHLRTETARSQRDNRQTNREKLAELVARALHRPKVRRKTKPSRGAVRRRLEAKRQHGEKKQRRRADRVG from the coding sequence ATGTCGAGCGTCTACGAGGAGGGCCAGCACCTGCGGCTCGGGCCAAGCGCCCGCGTCGCCCTGGCCGACTTGCGCGAGCAGACGAGCCGCTCGTCGGGCCCCGGCGGCCAGTCGGTCAACAAGCTCGACACGGCCGTCGAGCTTTGGATCGCCGTCGACGCCATCCTCGGCCTCGATGAGCACGCCCAAGCCCGGCTTCGCAAGATCGCCGGGTCGAAGCTGACCAAGAGCGACGAGGTCCACCTCCGCACCGAGACGGCCCGGAGCCAGCGCGACAATCGTCAAACCAACCGGGAAAAGCTGGCAGAATTGGTCGCCCGAGCGCTGCATCGGCCGAAGGTGCGACGCAAAACCAAGCCCAGCCGCGGCGCCGTCCGTCGCCGCCTCGAAGCCAAGCGGCAGCACGGAGAGAAGAAGCAACGCCGCCGCGCCGACCGCGTGGGGTGA
- a CDS encoding amidohydrolase family protein, producing MRWLFALALWIATGGIIAIVYGQDAGEAGPTTREAASTVVRPPGAGANEVGTAVYAGDTILLDYYPKSQLRTEHTIPEAAKFPAVDVHCHWSMREDPAAMLAAMDQRNVAFAVNLSGGDTVDEVAAMRERFFNERFLILFNLDYSRFGDDAFYESYIKEAKAAGASGLKIWKNLGLTLKDDAGNRVAVDDPRLDIVWRTCGELGMPVLIHVADPAAFFDPIDADNERWTQLYRRPSWSFHGEEFPSREQVLAERDRMIARHPNTQFIGAHVGNEAEDLASVAERMRRLPNLHADISGRVAELGRQPYSARRFFLEFSDRILFGTDRYPGRPNQPRYRRYYQFLETDDEYFDYHEHDFPPTGEWKIYGIFLPDDVLRQVYYENAAKLFGLPPLP from the coding sequence ATGCGTTGGCTCTTCGCACTCGCCCTCTGGATCGCCACCGGCGGAATCATCGCCATCGTCTACGGCCAGGACGCCGGCGAGGCTGGACCGACCACCCGTGAGGCCGCCAGCACCGTCGTCCGGCCACCCGGCGCGGGAGCCAACGAGGTCGGCACCGCCGTCTACGCGGGGGACACCATCCTCCTCGACTACTACCCGAAGTCGCAGCTCCGCACCGAGCACACGATCCCCGAGGCGGCGAAGTTCCCGGCCGTCGACGTGCACTGCCACTGGTCAATGCGGGAAGACCCGGCCGCCATGCTCGCGGCGATGGACCAACGAAACGTCGCCTTCGCCGTCAACCTCAGTGGCGGCGATACTGTTGACGAGGTCGCCGCGATGCGCGAGCGATTCTTTAATGAACGATTCCTAATTCTCTTCAATTTGGATTATAGCAGATTCGGTGACGACGCTTTTTACGAGTCTTATATCAAAGAAGCTAAAGCTGCCGGTGCGTCGGGTCTCAAGATCTGGAAAAACCTCGGCCTGACGTTGAAGGACGACGCCGGGAACCGCGTCGCCGTCGATGATCCGCGGCTGGACATCGTCTGGCGGACCTGCGGCGAGCTGGGCATGCCCGTGCTGATCCACGTCGCCGACCCGGCCGCGTTTTTCGATCCGATCGACGCGGACAACGAGCGGTGGACCCAGCTCTACCGCCGGCCCTCCTGGTCGTTCCACGGCGAGGAGTTCCCCAGTCGCGAGCAGGTTCTGGCCGAACGCGATCGCATGATCGCCCGTCATCCCAACACGCAGTTCATCGGGGCCCACGTCGGTAACGAGGCGGAGGACCTCGCGAGCGTGGCCGAGCGGATGCGTCGGTTGCCAAACCTGCACGCCGACATCTCCGGCCGCGTCGCCGAGCTGGGCCGACAGCCGTACTCGGCCAGGCGGTTCTTCCTTGAGTTCTCCGACCGCATCCTTTTCGGCACCGATCGTTATCCCGGCCGGCCCAACCAGCCGCGGTATCGGCGGTACTACCAGTTTCTCGAAACGGACGACGAGTACTTCGACTATCACGAACACGACTTCCCGCCAACCGGCGAGTGGAAGATCTATGGCATCTTCCTACCGGATGATGTGTTGAGGCAGGTCTACTACGAAAACGCCGCCAAGCTCTTCGGATTGCCTCCTCTGCCGTAA
- a CDS encoding GTPase — translation MNRVRLLTAPGAAALAVVRIDGPDASFFLEKRFNRVPSPGRLTHGDWTLDDGSVLDDPLVRGGDGWFEVHLHGGRRIVDRFLEDAENKGFSRVSAPPPSTWRDLLPHATTVAGLQLLAAQEHADPADADPEDRTLQRLLTPALVAIVGPANAGKSTLVNALAGRQASLVADRPGTTRDWVETTAVLCNGRLPVLLADTPGRRDDPEMAHVERAAIDLSDRVIDAADLVVRVLDATRPAELPGTRPGTLDVWNKTDLVPAATGLNMSATRRRNIDKLEQEIARRLGCRLDLPPRPLLW, via the coding sequence GTGAACCGCGTCCGCCTGCTCACGGCCCCGGGCGCGGCCGCTCTGGCCGTCGTGCGAATCGACGGACCGGATGCCTCGTTTTTCCTTGAAAAACGATTCAATCGCGTTCCCAGCCCGGGGCGGCTGACGCACGGCGACTGGACGCTCGACGACGGCTCGGTGCTCGACGATCCGCTCGTCCGCGGAGGCGACGGCTGGTTCGAAGTCCACCTCCACGGCGGACGCCGGATCGTCGACCGGTTCCTCGAGGATGCAGAAAATAAGGGGTTTTCACGCGTTTCCGCTCCGCCACCGTCGACTTGGCGGGACTTGCTGCCGCACGCGACCACCGTCGCCGGCCTGCAACTGCTTGCGGCCCAGGAACATGCAGACCCTGCCGACGCCGACCCCGAAGACCGAACGCTCCAGCGTCTGCTGACCCCCGCACTGGTCGCCATCGTCGGTCCGGCCAACGCGGGTAAGTCGACACTGGTCAACGCGTTAGCCGGTCGGCAGGCGAGCCTCGTCGCGGATCGGCCGGGGACGACCCGGGACTGGGTCGAGACGACCGCCGTCCTCTGCAATGGCCGGCTGCCGGTCCTGCTCGCCGACACGCCCGGCCGGCGCGACGACCCGGAAATGGCCCACGTGGAGCGCGCCGCGATCGACCTCTCGGACCGCGTCATCGACGCCGCCGACCTTGTCGTTCGCGTGCTCGATGCAACGCGACCTGCGGAACTTCCTGGTACTCGGCCCGGTACGCTGGATGTCTGGAACAAGACCGATCTTGTCCCCGCGGCGACCGGACTCAACATGTCGGCCACCCGACGGCGGAACATCGACAAGCTGGAGCAAGAAATCGCTCGCCGACTCGGCTGCCGGCTCGATCTTCCGCCCCGGCCGCTGCTCTGGTGA